Proteins encoded in a region of the Triticum dicoccoides isolate Atlit2015 ecotype Zavitan chromosome 3A, WEW_v2.0, whole genome shotgun sequence genome:
- the LOC119269637 gene encoding pleckstrin homology domain-containing protein 1-like gives MAASLWRAVMGTGAPPADATDGIEFWREPERGGWLDKQGEYIKTWRRRWFVLKQGKIFWFKDSSVTRASVPRGVIAVASCLTVKGAEDVLNRKFAFELSTPGETMYFVADSDKEKEDWINSIGRSIVQHSRSMTDDEIVDYDSGRPAAGGKS, from the coding sequence ATGGCGGCGAGCCTGTGGCGAGCGGTGATGGGCACCGGCGCCCCGCCCGCGGACGCCACGGACGGCATCGAGTTCTGGCGCGAGCCGGAGCGCGGCGGGTGGCTGGACAAGCAGGGCGAGTACATCAagacgtggcggcggcggtggttcgtgCTCAAGCAGGGGAAGATCTTCTGGTTCAAGGACTCGTCCGTCACGCGCGCGTCCGTGCCCCGCGGCGTCATCGCCGTCGCCTCCTGCCTCACCGTCAAGGGCGCCGAGGACGTGCTCAACCGCAAGTTCGCCTTCGAGCTCTCCACCCCGGGCGAGACCATGTACTTCGTCGCCGACTCCGACAAGGAGAAGGAGGACTGGATCAACTCCATCGGCCGCTCCATTGTCCAGCACTCCCGATCCATGACCGACGACGAGATCGTCGACTACGACAGCGGCCGCCCCGCGGCCGGCGGCAAATCATAG